The proteins below are encoded in one region of Streptomyces roseirectus:
- a CDS encoding flavin reductase family protein: protein MGHAGAAAAAVRYLKALPGGGSPGTTPGPRPELRCVQDGERAPVDQAVFRRVLGNFASGVTVVTAPALTEGAPPAGFACQSFSSLSLDPPLVVFMVARTSTTWPRIARAGVFCVNVLAADQSALCRAFARPGPDKFTGVPHTPAPTTGSPRLAGTLAWIDCTIHAVHTGGDHLIVVGRVESLDTPDENRAPLLFHRGQFL, encoded by the coding sequence ATGGGACACGCAGGCGCTGCGGCTGCCGCAGTCCGCTATCTGAAGGCCCTCCCGGGCGGCGGATCGCCCGGGACGACACCGGGCCCGCGCCCGGAGCTGCGGTGCGTGCAGGACGGCGAGCGCGCGCCGGTGGATCAGGCCGTCTTCCGACGAGTGCTCGGGAACTTCGCGAGCGGGGTGACCGTTGTCACGGCACCGGCCCTCACGGAAGGAGCACCACCCGCCGGGTTCGCCTGCCAGTCCTTCTCGTCCCTGTCCCTCGACCCGCCCCTGGTCGTCTTCATGGTCGCCCGGACGTCCACGACCTGGCCCCGCATCGCCCGCGCGGGCGTCTTCTGCGTCAACGTCCTCGCCGCCGACCAGTCCGCCCTCTGCCGCGCCTTCGCCCGCCCCGGCCCCGACAAGTTCACCGGCGTCCCCCACACCCCCGCCCCCACCACCGGCTCCCCCCGCCTCGCCGGCACCCTCGCCTGGATCGACTGCACCATCCACGCCGTCCACACGGGCGGCGACCACCTCATCGTCGTCGGCCGGGTGGAGTCCCTGGACACCCCGGACGAGAACCGCGCCCCCCTGCTGTTCCACCGGGGGCAGTTCCTCTGA
- a CDS encoding Zn-dependent alcohol dehydrogenase, with protein sequence MRGVVFDGSRAEVVRDLDVREPGPGEVLVAISAAGLCHSDLSVVDGTIPFPAPVVLGHEGAGVVEAVGAGVTHVEPGDHVALSTLANCGACAECDRGRPTMCRHSIGRPQRPFTRGGAPVHQFAANSAFAERTVVKAVQAVRIPKDVPLTSAALLGCGVVTGVGAVLNRARVDRGDSVVVIGTGGIGLNVLQGARLAGALRIVAVDANPAKEPVARTFGATDFLTSADGVRDLLPTGADHVFECVGRVELVRAAIGLLDRHGQAVLLGTPPPHAEASFPVTSLFLDKSVLGCRYGSSRPQRDIPLYAELYRAGRLLLDELVTQTYPVEDFEKAKQDAEAGRVARGVLVF encoded by the coding sequence ATGAGGGGTGTCGTGTTCGACGGGAGCCGGGCCGAGGTCGTGCGGGACCTCGACGTACGGGAGCCGGGGCCCGGGGAGGTGCTGGTCGCGATCTCCGCCGCCGGGCTCTGCCACAGCGACCTGTCGGTCGTCGACGGCACCATCCCGTTCCCGGCACCGGTCGTCCTCGGGCACGAGGGCGCCGGAGTGGTCGAAGCCGTCGGCGCCGGGGTGACCCACGTCGAGCCCGGCGACCATGTCGCCCTCTCCACCCTCGCCAACTGCGGCGCCTGCGCGGAGTGCGACCGGGGCCGGCCCACCATGTGCCGGCACTCCATAGGCCGCCCCCAGCGCCCCTTCACGCGCGGGGGCGCGCCGGTCCACCAGTTCGCCGCCAACTCGGCGTTCGCCGAACGGACCGTCGTCAAGGCCGTCCAGGCGGTCCGTATCCCGAAGGACGTCCCGCTGACCTCGGCCGCGCTCCTGGGCTGCGGCGTGGTGACCGGAGTGGGGGCCGTCCTCAACCGCGCGCGCGTCGACCGGGGGGACAGCGTCGTCGTCATCGGCACGGGCGGCATCGGCCTCAACGTCCTCCAGGGCGCCCGCCTGGCCGGGGCGCTGCGCATCGTCGCCGTGGACGCGAACCCGGCGAAGGAGCCGGTGGCCCGCACCTTCGGCGCGACCGACTTCCTGACCTCCGCGGACGGCGTGCGCGATCTGCTCCCCACCGGCGCCGACCACGTCTTCGAGTGCGTCGGCCGGGTCGAGCTGGTCCGCGCGGCGATCGGTCTGCTCGACCGCCACGGCCAGGCGGTCCTTCTCGGTACCCCGCCGCCCCACGCCGAGGCGTCCTTCCCCGTGACCTCCCTCTTCCTCGACAAGTCCGTCCTGGGCTGCCGCTACGGGTCCTCCCGGCCGCAGCGCGACATCCCCCTCTACGCCGAGCTGTACCGGGCGGGGCGGCTGCTGCTGGACGAACTGGTCACGCAGACGTATCCGGTGGAGGACTTCGAGAAGGCGAAGCAGGACGCGGAGGCGGGGAGGGTGGCGCGGGGGGTGCTGGTGTTCTGA
- a CDS encoding GlxA family transcriptional regulator: protein MSQDSERTPSRTPDRAPSHAGGARPFRPHRVVVLALDGIIPFELGIPHRIFGMPQDAHGRQLYDVVTCSVRPPGPVATNADFSIMVEHGPEALAGADTVIVPASYQLGPVFEKGVLTPELESALALVRPGARIASICTGAYVLAAAGRLDGRRATTHWFDAAHMQDLFPQVDVDPNVLFIDDGDILTSAGVAAGIDLCLHIVRRDHGAAVANEVARRTVVPPHRDGGQAQYIQRPVPDARQASTTAARAWALARLHEPIQLRDMAAQESMSVRTFTRRFREESGVSPGQWLTAQRVGHARHLLESTDLSVDHIARAAGFGTAQSMRQHLQTALGVTPSAYRRTFRGGEVSTTHATTVGGGTDNAP, encoded by the coding sequence ATGAGTCAGGACAGCGAACGGACGCCGAGCCGGACCCCCGACCGAGCACCGAGCCACGCCGGCGGCGCACGCCCCTTCCGCCCGCACCGCGTGGTCGTCCTCGCCCTCGACGGCATCATCCCCTTCGAACTCGGCATCCCCCACCGCATCTTCGGCATGCCCCAGGACGCGCACGGGCGCCAGCTGTACGACGTCGTCACCTGCTCGGTCCGCCCGCCGGGCCCCGTCGCCACGAACGCCGACTTCTCGATCATGGTCGAGCACGGCCCGGAGGCGCTGGCCGGCGCCGACACCGTCATCGTCCCCGCCTCGTACCAGCTGGGGCCGGTCTTCGAGAAGGGCGTCCTCACCCCGGAGCTGGAGTCCGCGCTCGCCCTCGTCCGCCCCGGCGCGCGGATCGCGTCGATCTGCACGGGCGCGTACGTCCTGGCCGCCGCCGGCCGTCTCGACGGGCGCCGCGCGACGACCCACTGGTTCGACGCCGCCCACATGCAGGACCTCTTCCCGCAGGTGGACGTCGACCCGAACGTCCTGTTCATCGACGACGGCGACATCCTCACCTCGGCCGGTGTCGCCGCCGGCATCGACCTGTGCCTGCACATCGTGCGCCGCGACCACGGCGCCGCCGTCGCCAACGAGGTCGCCCGGCGCACCGTCGTCCCGCCGCACCGCGACGGCGGCCAGGCCCAGTACATCCAGCGCCCCGTCCCCGACGCCCGCCAGGCCAGCACCACCGCCGCACGCGCGTGGGCCCTCGCCCGCCTCCACGAGCCGATCCAGCTGCGCGACATGGCCGCCCAGGAGTCGATGTCCGTGCGCACCTTCACCCGCCGCTTCCGCGAGGAATCCGGCGTCAGCCCCGGCCAGTGGCTCACCGCCCAACGCGTCGGACATGCCCGTCATCTCCTCGAATCCACCGATCTCTCCGTCGACCACATCGCCCGCGCCGCCGGTTTCGGCACCGCCCAGTCGATGCGCCAGCACCTGCAGACCGCCCTCGGTGTCACCCCCTCCGCCTACCGCCGCACCTTCCGGGGCGGCGAGGTCTCGACCACTCATGCGACAACGGTAGGCGGAGGGACTGACAACGCTCCGTGA
- a CDS encoding acyl-CoA dehydrogenase family protein, with protein MDFEFGAEDEEFRAEARAWLSAHVPSAGDRRSWERALGAAGRIGIGWGEAGYGNRPEPLTRQVVWAEEYARSGAPARSGHIGENLLAPTLLAHGTPAQKARFLPPVAAGEEWWCQGYSEPGAGSDLAGIRTRAERCPGGFRITGQKIWTSLAHEADWCFVLARSDPESVRHKGLTFLLVPMDQPGRIEVRPIRQLTGTSEFNEVFFDGAFAAGEHVVGAEGDGWRVAMSLLGFERGVSTLAQQIGFAEELGRVLREAVASGAVADPVVRERLVRAWAELRVMRWNALRTLGGAQEAGATSVAKLLWGGWHQRLGELSVLVRGAGAAVGPEPWTPETPYALDEAQRSFLFARADTIYGGSDEVQRTIIAERVLGLPRERVVR; from the coding sequence GTGGATTTTGAATTCGGCGCCGAGGACGAGGAATTCCGTGCCGAGGCGCGGGCCTGGCTCTCGGCGCACGTCCCTTCGGCCGGCGACCGGCGCTCCTGGGAGCGCGCGCTGGGCGCCGCCGGACGGATCGGCATCGGGTGGGGCGAGGCCGGGTACGGCAACCGGCCCGAGCCCCTGACACGGCAGGTCGTGTGGGCCGAGGAGTACGCGCGCTCGGGCGCCCCCGCACGCTCCGGGCACATCGGGGAGAACCTTCTGGCGCCCACGCTCCTCGCGCACGGAACTCCCGCGCAGAAAGCCAGATTCCTGCCCCCGGTCGCCGCCGGTGAAGAATGGTGGTGCCAGGGTTACAGCGAACCCGGCGCGGGATCCGACCTCGCGGGAATACGCACCCGCGCCGAACGGTGTCCGGGCGGATTCCGGATCACCGGCCAGAAGATCTGGACCTCGCTCGCGCACGAGGCCGACTGGTGTTTCGTACTCGCCAGGAGTGACCCGGAATCCGTGCGGCACAAAGGGCTCACTTTCCTGCTCGTCCCCATGGACCAGCCCGGCCGGATCGAGGTGCGGCCCATTCGGCAACTGACCGGGACGAGCGAGTTCAACGAGGTGTTCTTCGACGGGGCGTTCGCCGCCGGGGAACACGTCGTCGGAGCGGAGGGCGACGGCTGGCGGGTCGCCATGAGCCTGCTCGGCTTCGAACGGGGCGTCTCCACCCTCGCGCAACAGATCGGGTTCGCCGAGGAGTTGGGGCGGGTGCTGCGGGAGGCCGTGGCGTCCGGCGCCGTCGCCGACCCCGTCGTGCGCGAACGGCTCGTGCGCGCGTGGGCCGAGCTGCGGGTCATGCGGTGGAACGCGCTGCGGACCCTGGGCGGCGCGCAGGAGGCGGGCGCGACCAGCGTCGCCAAGCTGCTGTGGGGCGGCTGGCACCAGCGGCTCGGCGAGCTGAGCGTGCTGGTGCGGGGCGCCGGGGCCGCGGTCGGGCCCGAGCCGTGGACGCCCGAGACGCCGTACGCGCTGGACGAGGCGCAGCGGAGCTTCCTGTTCGCGCGGGCCGACACGATCTACGGCGGTTCGGACGAGGTGCAGCGCACGATCATCGCCGAGCGGGTGCTCGGCCTACCCAGAGAGCGGGTCGTCCGATGA
- a CDS encoding MFS transporter gives MHRAWFVAAVTFVTIIGAAAFRSLPGLLFDPLHEEFGWSRGTVGAAVSVNLALYGLTAPFAAALMDRFGIRRVVAVALTVIAIGSGLTVWMTAAWQLMLYWGLLVGLGSGSMALAFAATVTDRWFTERRGLVSGILTAASASGQLIFLPALSWMVTRYEWRPAAVTVALAALVVVPFVWLLLRDHPADVGLKPYGAREFVAKPPPVTGAARRAVTVLFKAARTGPFWLLAGTFAICGASTNGLIQTHFVPAAHDHGMPVPAAASLLAVIGVFDIVGTIASGWFTDRFEARRLLAVYYALRGLSLLFLPILLAPSVHPPMIFFIVFYGLDWVATVPPTLALCREHYGDDSAIVFGWVLASHQLGAALVAFLGGVARDTFGSYDVVWYASGALCAAAALMALVIRRGVRVPGVATA, from the coding sequence GTGCACCGCGCGTGGTTCGTGGCCGCCGTCACCTTCGTCACGATCATCGGCGCGGCGGCGTTCCGCTCCCTGCCGGGCCTGCTGTTCGACCCGCTCCACGAGGAGTTCGGCTGGTCGCGCGGGACGGTCGGGGCGGCCGTCTCCGTCAATCTCGCGCTGTACGGGCTGACGGCGCCGTTCGCGGCGGCGCTGATGGACCGCTTCGGCATCCGCCGGGTCGTCGCCGTCGCGCTGACGGTGATCGCGATCGGCTCCGGGCTGACCGTGTGGATGACGGCGGCGTGGCAACTGATGCTGTACTGGGGCCTGTTGGTGGGCCTCGGCTCGGGCTCGATGGCGCTGGCGTTCGCGGCGACCGTCACCGACCGCTGGTTCACCGAGCGCCGCGGCCTGGTCAGCGGCATCCTCACGGCCGCGTCCGCGTCCGGGCAGCTGATCTTCCTGCCGGCGCTGTCCTGGATGGTGACGCGCTACGAGTGGCGCCCCGCCGCGGTGACCGTCGCCCTCGCCGCCCTGGTCGTCGTCCCCTTCGTCTGGCTGCTCCTGCGCGACCATCCGGCCGACGTCGGCCTCAAGCCGTACGGCGCGCGGGAGTTCGTCGCCAAGCCGCCGCCCGTCACGGGGGCCGCGCGGCGGGCGGTGACCGTGCTGTTCAAGGCGGCGCGCACCGGGCCGTTCTGGCTGCTCGCGGGCACTTTCGCGATCTGCGGCGCCTCGACGAACGGCCTGATCCAGACCCACTTCGTGCCCGCCGCGCACGACCACGGCATGCCCGTGCCCGCCGCCGCCTCGCTCCTCGCGGTGATCGGCGTCTTCGACATCGTCGGCACGATCGCCTCCGGCTGGTTCACCGACCGCTTCGAGGCGCGCCGCCTGCTCGCCGTCTACTACGCCCTGCGCGGCCTCTCGCTCCTGTTCCTGCCGATCCTGCTCGCGCCGTCCGTCCACCCGCCGATGATCTTCTTCATCGTCTTCTACGGCCTCGACTGGGTCGCCACCGTCCCGCCCACGCTCGCCCTGTGCCGCGAGCACTACGGCGACGACTCCGCCATCGTCTTCGGCTGGGTCCTCGCCTCCCACCAGCTCGGCGCGGCCCTCGTCGCCTTCCTCGGCGGCGTCGCCCGCGACACCTTCGGCTCCTACGACGTCGTCTGGTACGCGTCGGGTGCGCTGTGCGCGGCGGCGGCGTTGATGGCGCTGGTGATCCGGCGGGGGGTGAGGGTGCCGGGGGTGGCGACGGCGTGA
- a CDS encoding SDR family oxidoreductase, whose protein sequence is MGNFLAGKVVAVTGAGRGIGRAVAHAAAAEGAKVVVNDYGVAVDGASPTSEVAEAVVKEIVAAGGEAVAVADDISTMAGGQRVVDVAVDTYGRLDGVVCVAGILRERMLFNMTEEEWDPVVATHLKGTFTVFRAASAVMRGQGSGALVGFTSGNHQGSVSQANYSAAKGGIISLVRSAALGLHKYGVIANAVAPVARTRMSAGVPMELAEMGEPEDVAAMVIFLLSDRARDLWITGQVYTVAGAKIAVWAQPREVRAAFSEAGWTPERIAEVLPGSVGTEPMPMLEKLAEMRRAAAEGKRPNA, encoded by the coding sequence GTGGGGAACTTCTTGGCCGGCAAGGTCGTCGCCGTCACGGGCGCGGGACGGGGCATCGGACGAGCCGTCGCGCACGCGGCGGCGGCCGAGGGCGCGAAGGTCGTCGTCAACGACTACGGCGTGGCCGTGGACGGCGCGTCGCCCACCAGCGAGGTCGCCGAGGCCGTCGTCAAGGAGATCGTCGCGGCCGGTGGCGAGGCCGTCGCCGTCGCCGACGACATCTCGACGATGGCGGGCGGGCAGCGGGTCGTCGATGTCGCCGTCGACACGTACGGGCGGCTCGACGGGGTCGTCTGCGTCGCCGGGATCCTGCGGGAGCGGATGCTGTTCAACATGACCGAGGAGGAGTGGGACCCGGTCGTCGCGACGCACCTCAAGGGCACGTTCACGGTCTTCCGGGCCGCCTCCGCCGTCATGCGCGGGCAGGGCTCCGGCGCGCTCGTGGGGTTCACCAGCGGCAACCACCAGGGGTCGGTCTCCCAGGCCAACTACAGCGCCGCGAAGGGCGGGATCATCTCGCTGGTGCGCAGTGCGGCGCTCGGCCTGCACAAGTACGGGGTGATCGCCAACGCGGTCGCGCCGGTCGCCCGGACGCGGATGTCGGCCGGGGTGCCGATGGAACTCGCGGAGATGGGGGAACCCGAGGACGTCGCCGCGATGGTGATTTTCCTTTTGTCGGATCGCGCACGGGACCTGTGGATAACCGGCCAGGTCTACACGGTCGCCGGTGCCAAGATTGCGGTGTGGGCACAGCCGAGGGAAGTGCGGGCGGCGTTTTCCGAGGCGGGCTGGACCCCTGAGCGGATCGCCGAGGTGCTGCCGGGGAGCGTGGGGACGGAACCGATGCCGATGCTGGAGAAACTGGCGGAGATGAGGAGAGCGGCCGCGGAGGGAAAACGGCCCAACGCGTGA